The following are encoded in a window of Methylicorpusculum oleiharenae genomic DNA:
- a CDS encoding RNA pyrophosphohydrolase, producing the protein MIDSKGYRPNVGIILCNDEGRVFWAKRSGANSWQFPQGGINDDEDPEAAMYRELWEETGLRAEHVQLLGRTRYWLRYQLPERYIRKQSIPLCIGQKQIWFILRLVTPESNVRFDRTAKPEFDGWRWVDYWEPLNDVVYFKRKVYRKAMAELGALLVADSVPVKADGYLAKEKKNLKKTRSIAKRVQT; encoded by the coding sequence ATGATTGACTCAAAAGGATACCGACCTAATGTCGGAATAATCCTTTGCAATGACGAGGGTCGCGTGTTTTGGGCTAAACGTTCCGGTGCCAATTCCTGGCAGTTTCCACAGGGGGGCATTAATGATGACGAAGACCCTGAAGCGGCGATGTATCGTGAACTGTGGGAGGAGACCGGTTTGCGTGCCGAACATGTGCAGTTGCTGGGACGCACAAGATATTGGCTGCGTTATCAATTGCCTGAAAGATATATCCGCAAACAGTCGATACCCCTTTGCATAGGACAAAAACAAATCTGGTTTATTTTGCGCTTGGTTACGCCTGAATCCAATGTGCGTTTTGATCGAACGGCCAAGCCTGAATTTGATGGCTGGCGCTGGGTGGATTATTGGGAACCACTGAATGATGTTGTGTACTTCAAACGCAAAGTGTACCGAAAGGCGATGGCGGAATTGGGTGCACTGCTGGTAGCCGATTCTGTTCCGGTAAAAGCAGATGGGTATCTGGCTAAAGAAAAAAAGAATCTGAAAAAAACCAGGTCAATAGCCAAACGAGTCCAAACTTAG
- the argA gene encoding amino-acid N-acetyltransferase, whose translation MEQQSTFVNWFRNSSPYIHAHRNRTFVIFFSGVAVTEPNFDNLIHDFALLKSLGVRLVLVHGIRSQIDERLLQQGDTPRFHHHLRITDQSTLQYVKQAAGLVRVEIEALLSMGLANSPMAGAKIRVASGNFVTAKPLGVLDGIDYCYTGKVRRIDSQGIHQQLDQNNVVLISPIGYSPSGEVFNLSAEEVATEVAIALQAEKLILMTEQNCLNPDNQKPVQQLTTGQANELLENNPNLPEAIARSLSAAIQSCQNGVTRAHLVNRQVDGALLLELFTRDGIGTLVSHAAFETIRTAELDDIGGIMELIKPLEQQGLLVKRSREKLEMEISDYIIIERDGLIIGCTALHALADSGRGVIACLAIHPDYQRASRASHLLDYIYDKAKQSDISKLYVLSTQTVHWFIERGFKPVSIELLPEPLKSSYNPQRNSKVLCKTIS comes from the coding sequence ATGGAACAACAAAGCACATTCGTCAATTGGTTCAGGAATTCCTCTCCTTACATCCACGCCCACCGGAACCGTACCTTTGTCATTTTTTTTAGCGGCGTGGCGGTGACTGAACCGAATTTCGATAATTTGATTCATGACTTTGCCTTATTGAAAAGTTTGGGTGTCAGGCTGGTTCTGGTCCACGGCATTCGCTCCCAAATAGATGAACGCCTGCTACAGCAAGGAGATACGCCCAGATTTCACCATCACCTTCGCATTACCGACCAATCGACACTGCAATATGTCAAACAGGCGGCCGGATTGGTCCGGGTAGAAATTGAAGCCTTGTTATCGATGGGCTTGGCTAATTCACCCATGGCCGGTGCAAAAATCAGAGTCGCCTCGGGCAATTTTGTCACCGCAAAGCCGCTTGGTGTGCTGGATGGAATTGACTATTGCTATACCGGCAAAGTCCGGCGAATTGACAGCCAGGGGATACATCAACAACTTGACCAGAATAATGTCGTGCTGATTTCACCGATTGGTTATTCTCCGAGCGGGGAGGTTTTTAATCTTTCGGCGGAGGAAGTTGCCACCGAAGTCGCTATCGCCTTGCAGGCTGAAAAACTAATTTTGATGACTGAGCAAAACTGTTTAAATCCTGATAACCAGAAACCAGTCCAGCAACTGACTACCGGGCAAGCCAATGAATTACTGGAAAACAATCCAAACCTGCCGGAAGCCATCGCCCGCTCTTTAAGCGCAGCCATTCAAAGCTGTCAAAACGGCGTAACACGCGCCCACCTGGTCAACCGGCAAGTTGATGGTGCTTTGTTACTAGAATTATTCACGCGTGACGGCATCGGCACATTGGTCAGTCACGCCGCATTTGAGACGATCCGTACCGCCGAACTGGACGATATTGGCGGCATCATGGAATTGATAAAGCCTTTGGAGCAACAAGGTTTATTGGTTAAACGCTCTCGTGAAAAACTGGAAATGGAAATTTCCGACTATATTATTATTGAACGAGACGGTTTGATTATTGGTTGCACCGCGCTTCATGCTCTAGCTGATTCAGGCAGGGGTGTAATAGCCTGTCTGGCAATTCATCCGGATTATCAGCGAGCATCCAGAGCCAGCCACCTGTTGGATTACATTTATGATAAAGCAAAACAGTCTGATATTTCGAAACTTTATGTACTTTCGACTCAAACCGTTCACTGGTTTATTGAAAGAGGGTTCAAGCCTGTATCCATTGAACTTCTGCCTGAACCTTTGAAATCATCTTACAACCCGCAGAGAAATTCGAAAGTCTTATGCAAAACCATTAGCTAA
- a CDS encoding serine/threonine-protein kinase yields the protein MNNQPDAISDTLLQFCKGQLNLDQLEVFLQQTLIQTPEKSEKIRHVLRSNLEQKQLSPEHYLRLLSSLDSLSHSVNQTDNDETRFNPVTQTQEDDETRVIYQAPVSSAFTGEEESTVVINPAGRTAPPKTVMSGSQTSSNSATLSFTQTDSSFESPSNDGPLGIGSTLKERFVLQDVLGSGGMGVVYKALDLRKQEARDKSPFVALKILNEDIKNNATAFIALQRETQKAQTLAHPNIITVYDFDRDKSHVFMSMEILDGQSLGRYISEKAPNGLPFKKAWYIIKGLCLALAYAHKHGIVHSDFKPGNVCVLENGEVKVLDFGIACAVSRHDAEQDQTVFDARRDLGALTPAYASLEMFYENDPDPSDDVYALACVTYEILTGKHPYGKLSAPKAMELNLQPKMVSGLSRRQWKTLAKGLAFKRQDRIQSVQQFMNGLQAKSALPIILGSLAVITLIAGIAGYIKLAQEIDPLQDKIIQLSPEQQLKIKDLLDLAEIHFDVGYLTAPTGSNALWSYRQVLEIDPYNKEAKQGLKKIADILSEQAEQLYVEGKHDESLTKIEEGLEAIPKHQTLLDLKAKILRQP from the coding sequence ATGAATAATCAACCGGACGCTATCTCTGATACGTTGCTGCAATTTTGTAAAGGGCAACTGAACCTGGATCAATTGGAGGTTTTTTTACAGCAAACACTCATACAGACGCCTGAAAAAAGTGAAAAAATCCGGCATGTCTTACGCAGCAATCTCGAACAAAAACAGTTGAGTCCGGAGCACTATCTACGCTTACTTTCTTCATTAGACAGTTTAAGCCACTCTGTGAACCAGACTGACAATGATGAAACGCGGTTCAATCCCGTGACGCAAACACAGGAAGATGATGAGACGCGGGTGATTTATCAAGCACCTGTGTCATCCGCTTTCACTGGCGAAGAAGAATCAACCGTTGTAATCAATCCGGCAGGACGAACGGCACCGCCAAAGACTGTGATGTCAGGCTCGCAAACCAGTTCAAACTCAGCCACACTGTCATTTACTCAAACTGATTCATCTTTTGAATCGCCTTCAAACGACGGTCCGCTAGGCATCGGCTCGACGCTCAAGGAGCGTTTCGTGTTGCAGGATGTGCTGGGTAGCGGCGGCATGGGCGTGGTCTACAAGGCACTGGACCTTCGTAAGCAGGAAGCAAGAGACAAATCACCTTTCGTGGCGTTGAAAATCCTTAACGAAGACATTAAAAATAACGCCACCGCCTTTATCGCTTTACAAAGAGAGACTCAAAAAGCCCAAACCCTTGCACACCCAAACATTATTACGGTTTACGATTTCGACCGAGATAAAAGCCACGTCTTCATGTCCATGGAGATTCTGGATGGTCAATCGTTAGGCCGATATATTTCAGAAAAGGCCCCCAATGGCCTGCCTTTTAAAAAAGCCTGGTACATCATTAAAGGTTTATGTTTGGCGTTGGCTTATGCCCACAAGCACGGGATTGTCCATTCCGATTTCAAGCCCGGCAACGTTTGCGTTTTAGAGAACGGCGAAGTTAAAGTCCTTGATTTCGGCATAGCCTGCGCCGTAAGCCGTCATGATGCCGAGCAGGATCAAACGGTATTTGACGCCCGCCGTGATTTGGGTGCCCTTACGCCTGCCTATGCAAGCCTTGAAATGTTTTACGAAAATGATCCGGACCCCAGCGATGATGTTTACGCTTTAGCCTGTGTAACTTACGAAATTTTGACTGGAAAGCATCCCTACGGAAAACTTTCAGCCCCAAAAGCTATGGAACTGAATCTGCAACCTAAAATGGTCAGTGGATTAAGCCGAAGACAATGGAAAACGCTAGCCAAAGGACTTGCCTTTAAACGGCAAGACAGAATTCAATCCGTTCAGCAATTCATGAACGGATTGCAGGCCAAATCCGCACTGCCCATTATCCTGGGCAGCCTGGCTGTCATTACTCTTATTGCCGGAATTGCCGGTTACATTAAACTCGCTCAAGAGATAGATCCGTTACAAGACAAAATCATTCAACTTAGCCCTGAGCAACAGTTAAAAATCAAAGATTTATTGGATTTGGCAGAAATTCATTTTGATGTGGGTTATTTGACGGCGCCTACCGGAAGCAATGCACTCTGGTCTTATCGGCAGGTGCTTGAGATCGACCCGTATAATAAAGAAGCAAAACAGGGTCTGAAAAAAATTGCCGACATTCTGAGTGAGCAGGCAGAACAACTTTATGTTGAAGGCAAACATGATGAAAGTCTGACCAAGATTGAAGAGGGCTTGGAGGCCATCCCTAAACACCAGACCTTATTGGATCTCAAAGCTAAAATTTTACGCCAGCCCTGA
- the epmA gene encoding EF-P lysine aminoacylase EpmA has translation MNSDWLPSGDLRLLKSRAQLLAAIRQFFSERGVLEVETPLLSQGIGTDPQLTFFTTDYQLYPRRQTLYLQTSPEFAMKRLLAAGSGSIYQICKAFRNGETGRLHNPEFTLLEWYRVGFDLFDLMDEVEELVNVVFLPYRSLTCTHRVSYQTVFMQHTGLDALRFSLTDYSSYAEKTGIAEAITICGMSHALWLDFIFSHCVQPKLNDNALYLVYGYPACQSSLARLNAQNPEITDRVEVFIDGVELGNGYYELTDAREQDERFDREIAIRRLQGLPDVTKDLRLLQALESGLPDCAGIAIGLDRLLMRMTQSVSIDQVLAFPIAKA, from the coding sequence GTGAATTCCGATTGGCTGCCTTCTGGCGATTTAAGGTTGTTGAAGAGCAGGGCGCAATTACTGGCGGCCATTCGGCAGTTCTTCTCAGAAAGGGGTGTTTTGGAAGTTGAAACGCCCTTGCTGAGTCAAGGTATAGGGACTGATCCTCAATTGACTTTTTTCACGACGGATTACCAGCTTTATCCCCGCAGGCAAACGTTATACCTGCAAACATCGCCGGAATTTGCCATGAAGCGTTTATTGGCAGCCGGTTCCGGTTCAATTTATCAAATCTGCAAGGCCTTCAGAAACGGAGAGACGGGACGTTTACATAATCCCGAATTCACTCTATTGGAATGGTACAGGGTTGGCTTTGATCTGTTTGACTTGATGGACGAGGTAGAAGAACTGGTTAATGTAGTGTTTTTACCCTACCGGTCGCTGACCTGTACCCATAGAGTCAGTTATCAAACCGTTTTTATGCAGCATACCGGTTTGGATGCGTTACGGTTTTCTTTAACCGATTACTCCTCCTATGCTGAAAAAACAGGCATTGCTGAAGCAATCACAATTTGCGGAATGTCTCATGCATTATGGCTGGACTTTATTTTCAGTCATTGCGTTCAGCCCAAGTTAAATGACAACGCTTTGTATCTGGTTTATGGTTATCCTGCCTGTCAGTCGTCCCTGGCTCGTTTGAATGCTCAAAATCCTGAGATTACTGACAGGGTCGAAGTATTTATTGATGGCGTCGAGTTGGGTAATGGCTATTACGAATTGACCGATGCGCGAGAGCAGGATGAACGATTTGACAGAGAAATAGCCATCAGACGCCTACAGGGCTTGCCTGACGTGACCAAGGATCTTCGTTTATTGCAAGCGCTTGAATCGGGATTGCCGGATTGCGCCGGAATTGCAATCGGTTTGGATAGGCTGTTAATGCGAATGACCCAGTCCGTATCGATTGATCAGGTCTTGGCTTTTCCTATCGCCAAGGCTTAA
- a CDS encoding histidinol-phosphatase: MSLAIFDLDNTLIADDSDFLWGQFLVDQGIVDKNAYEAANAKFYEDYKQGNLDIREFLAFSLRPLADNEPQRLFQWREQFVQEKIFPILLKPAQELINKHKVKGDTLMVITATNRFVTEPIVQLYGIDILIATTPEFSDGKYTGGFNGVPCFQDGKVTLLTEWLASHSETLDDSWFYSDSHNDLPLLNRVTHPVAVDPDEKLQRIAEQQEWPIISLRNHVCPTHHFKK; the protein is encoded by the coding sequence ATGAGTCTAGCTATTTTTGATTTAGATAATACACTCATCGCGGATGACAGCGACTTTCTATGGGGGCAGTTTCTGGTCGATCAGGGCATAGTCGACAAAAACGCTTATGAAGCGGCAAATGCCAAATTTTACGAAGACTACAAACAAGGGAATCTGGATATCAGAGAATTCCTGGCATTCTCTTTACGTCCGCTTGCAGATAATGAACCGCAAAGACTGTTTCAGTGGCGAGAGCAATTTGTTCAGGAAAAGATTTTTCCAATCTTGCTGAAACCCGCTCAGGAACTGATAAATAAACATAAAGTTAAAGGCGATACCTTAATGGTTATTACGGCGACAAACCGGTTTGTCACTGAACCGATCGTACAACTTTACGGCATCGATATTTTGATAGCGACCACGCCTGAGTTTTCCGATGGAAAATATACCGGGGGCTTTAATGGCGTCCCTTGTTTTCAGGATGGCAAAGTCACATTATTGACCGAATGGCTGGCATCGCATTCGGAAACACTCGACGACAGCTGGTTTTACAGCGACTCCCACAATGATTTGCCCCTGTTGAATCGAGTCACACATCCGGTTGCGGTTGATCCGGATGAAAAGCTGCAACGGATCGCAGAACAGCAGGAATGGCCCATTATCAGCCTCAGAAACCATGTCTGCCCCACGCACCATTTCAAAAAATAA
- a CDS encoding sulfurtransferase TusA family protein, whose amino-acid sequence MIEFDLEVDASGLMCPLPLLRLKKALQQLLAGHIVKIIATDPAAHLDIGVYTEQTGHEIVDFVREGDKQIFLIKKN is encoded by the coding sequence ATGATTGAATTTGATTTAGAAGTTGATGCCAGCGGGTTAATGTGCCCGTTGCCCTTATTAAGATTGAAGAAAGCCCTTCAGCAATTACTTGCCGGACACATTGTTAAAATAATCGCTACCGATCCGGCAGCGCATCTGGATATCGGTGTCTACACCGAACAGACCGGGCATGAAATTGTTGATTTTGTGCGGGAAGGAGATAAACAAATTTTTCTGATTAAGAAAAATTAA
- a CDS encoding c-type cytochrome, protein MKKLLIASAGIALVALSAQANAAGDAEIGKKIYDRAFGRGCGTCHDISSNPQLRVLIKGGNLDRAKFGTVLKEGKNAMPKAVEQIMSLGPVKKEGLTEEQAIDALYEYLSK, encoded by the coding sequence ATGAAAAAATTATTAATCGCGTCTGCTGGAATTGCACTGGTTGCTCTGAGCGCGCAAGCTAACGCTGCTGGTGACGCTGAAATCGGCAAAAAAATCTACGACCGCGCTTTCGGACGCGGCTGCGGCACTTGTCACGACATTTCTTCAAACCCACAACTGCGCGTATTGATCAAAGGCGGGAATTTGGATCGCGCTAAATTTGGCACCGTTTTAAAAGAAGGTAAAAACGCCATGCCTAAAGCAGTTGAACAAATCATGAGCTTAGGTCCAGTCAAAAAAGAAGGTTTAACTGAAGAGCAAGCTATTGATGCGCTTTACGAGTACCTGAGCAAATAA
- the cpdA gene encoding 3',5'-cyclic-AMP phosphodiesterase: MPYSKTVSILQITDLHILPAPGEKMLGIDTEYYFKAVLDQAFATGNTFDLVLLSGDLAQDPCAASYMRILKTLERYPVNSVCLPGNHDDYPLMLSLFNSQKISCNKQTLFDDWQLICLNSQIPGRPGGNIGNEELLFLQKCLTEQPNYFALIAVHHHVLPTQSQWMDTMLIENQQEVLNILRDFPQVKAVTTGHIHQVMDRDYQSIRVLGSPATCFQFKPLCSDFTLDLEMPGYRIINLLPDGSIETSVYRLPGLLQELSLDSFGY, encoded by the coding sequence ATGCCTTATTCAAAGACGGTGTCTATCCTTCAAATTACCGACCTTCATATTTTGCCTGCCCCAGGGGAGAAAATGCTGGGCATAGACACCGAGTATTATTTCAAGGCCGTTCTTGATCAGGCATTTGCCACAGGCAATACCTTTGATCTTGTTCTGCTATCGGGAGACCTTGCTCAAGATCCTTGTGCGGCGAGTTATATGCGGATATTAAAAACGCTGGAACGATACCCGGTCAATTCGGTGTGCTTGCCCGGTAATCATGACGACTACCCGCTGATGCTCAGTTTGTTTAACAGTCAAAAAATCAGCTGTAACAAACAAACCTTGTTTGATGACTGGCAGTTAATCTGTCTTAACAGCCAGATACCCGGCCGACCCGGCGGCAATATCGGCAATGAAGAACTGTTATTTTTACAGAAATGTCTGACTGAACAGCCGAATTATTTTGCGTTAATCGCAGTCCATCATCATGTCCTGCCGACGCAAAGCCAATGGATGGATACCATGCTGATTGAGAATCAGCAGGAAGTGTTGAACATTCTACGCGATTTTCCGCAAGTAAAAGCCGTCACGACCGGGCATATCCATCAAGTGATGGACCGCGATTATCAGTCCATTCGTGTTCTAGGCTCACCAGCGACCTGTTTTCAATTCAAGCCGCTGTGCAGCGATTTTACGCTGGATTTGGAGATGCCCGGTTACCGTATCATTAACTTATTGCCTGACGGGTCAATCGAAACCAGCGTCTACCGCCTCCCAGGCTTGCTTCAGGAGCTAAGTTTGGACTCGTTTGGCTATTGA
- a CDS encoding WD40 repeat domain-containing protein, translated as MLNRLCFAALFCLFLLNGCGNSSNSEKTQQLGPDNLFAADISEHYALISNMSGPAELWQLKPKSLLHSWKHLDGTNGIIKTSISGNEEFAITAERDSLVWWRISDGKLLKVWSFPEISAVSISSDGHFALIGLPDKAIYFSLKKGLTLYAFRHEGSVLATDISKSGHYALTGSADKTAKLWDLATGELKYTWSHYNQLSSVAISPDDSYAFTNAALGQALLWKLSNGKIYKSLKPDRQTIATAKFSGNGRQLITGLTSGRIDLWNIKTGQRIKFWRAKKDEKRRPTVASVLGLAFIENDKKIYSIASNGYLQRWKN; from the coding sequence ATGCTAAATCGTTTATGTTTTGCCGCTTTATTTTGTTTATTTCTGCTTAACGGCTGTGGTAATTCGTCTAATTCAGAAAAAACCCAGCAGCTAGGCCCTGATAATCTTTTTGCGGCTGATATTTCCGAGCACTATGCTTTGATCAGCAACATGTCGGGACCTGCAGAGCTGTGGCAATTAAAACCCAAAAGTCTGCTTCATTCATGGAAACACCTGGATGGAACCAATGGTATTATAAAAACGTCCATTTCAGGCAATGAAGAATTTGCAATCACCGCAGAGCGTGATTCTTTGGTCTGGTGGCGTATCAGTGATGGAAAGCTTTTAAAAGTATGGAGTTTCCCCGAGATTAGCGCGGTCAGCATATCCAGTGACGGACATTTTGCGCTCATTGGGTTACCCGATAAAGCCATCTATTTTTCACTCAAAAAAGGCCTCACGCTTTATGCTTTCAGGCATGAAGGCTCGGTTTTGGCAACCGATATTTCAAAAAGCGGACACTATGCGTTAACTGGTTCCGCCGATAAAACCGCTAAATTATGGGATTTGGCAACCGGTGAATTAAAGTACACCTGGAGTCATTACAATCAGTTGTCATCCGTTGCGATAAGTCCGGATGACAGCTATGCCTTTACCAACGCAGCACTTGGACAGGCACTGTTATGGAAGCTCAGTAACGGTAAAATATACAAATCCCTGAAACCTGACAGGCAAACGATTGCGACAGCAAAATTCTCCGGCAATGGGCGACAGTTGATCACCGGCTTGACCTCAGGACGCATTGATCTTTGGAATATCAAGACAGGACAACGGATAAAGTTCTGGCGCGCTAAAAAGGATGAAAAGAGGCGGCCAACTGTTGCTTCGGTGCTGGGACTTGCGTTTATCGAAAACGATAAAAAAATTTACAGCATCGCCTCAAATGGTTATCTGCAACGTTGGAAAAATTAA
- the efp gene encoding elongation factor P, which translates to MATYSTNEFKSGLKVMLDNDPCAIIENEFVKPGKGQAFNRVKIRNLKTGRVIERTFKSGDSLESADVVDIEMQYLYNDGSFRHFMVPDTFEQYQADDKTVGDASNWLKDQDKCTVTLWNDSPLSVVPANFVELAITETDPGLRGDTSGGGGKPATLETGAVVRVPLFVQTGEIIKVDTRTGEYVSRVKE; encoded by the coding sequence ATGGCGACTTACAGTACCAATGAATTTAAAAGCGGATTAAAAGTCATGTTGGATAATGATCCGTGTGCAATTATTGAAAATGAATTTGTGAAGCCGGGTAAAGGACAAGCTTTCAATCGAGTCAAAATCAGAAACCTGAAAACAGGGCGGGTGATCGAAAGAACTTTTAAATCAGGGGATTCTCTGGAGAGTGCTGATGTGGTCGATATTGAAATGCAGTATCTCTACAATGACGGTTCTTTCAGGCATTTTATGGTGCCGGACACATTCGAGCAATACCAGGCGGATGATAAAACCGTCGGTGACGCTTCTAACTGGTTAAAAGACCAGGACAAATGTACTGTTACTTTATGGAATGATTCGCCATTATCAGTGGTGCCTGCCAATTTTGTTGAATTGGCAATCACCGAGACCGATCCTGGTTTGCGAGGCGATACTTCTGGCGGCGGCGGCAAGCCTGCCACGCTGGAAACCGGAGCAGTTGTCAGAGTGCCGCTGTTTGTTCAAACGGGCGAAATCATCAAGGTGGATACCCGCACAGGCGAATACGTTTCTCGCGTTAAAGAATAG
- the cysG gene encoding siroheme synthase CysG, producing MDYFPLFFKLTGQACLVVGAGEIAARKIDLLSKAGACITVIAKDIRSSIKERESDLSLRIIQKSFTAEDVAGFTLVISATDNKTTNESVAAAARQHKIPVNVVDSPDLCSFIFPAILDRSPLIVAVSSGGASPVLARLLRAKLETIIPPTYGRLAHLAEKFRPQVKRSIKEPAQRRIFWEKALQGPIAELVFKGDELQATLQLEKCLAEESNSTAQGEVYLIGAGPGDPDLLTFKALRLMQQADVILYDRLVAPAILELARRDAEKIYVGKKRSDHSLPQDEINSLLATLAKSGKRVARLKGGDPFIFGRGGEEIETLMEQGVNFQVVPGITAASGCATYAGIPLTHRDYAQSCTFVTGHLKDDTINLNWKQLSLPNQTLVIYMGLIGLPFLCQSLIDHGAPDDLPAALIQQGTTLNQKVYTGTLTTLPAIAANEDITPPTLIIIGNVVKLHTKLNWYSATSAL from the coding sequence ATGGACTATTTTCCCTTATTTTTTAAACTGACAGGCCAGGCCTGTTTGGTGGTGGGTGCAGGCGAAATTGCGGCTAGAAAAATTGACTTGCTCAGCAAAGCAGGGGCCTGTATTACCGTCATAGCCAAAGATATCCGTTCTTCAATAAAAGAAAGAGAAAGTGACCTTAGCCTGCGCATCATACAAAAAAGCTTTACCGCAGAGGATGTCGCGGGATTTACCCTAGTCATCTCGGCCACCGACAACAAAACCACCAATGAAAGTGTTGCAGCCGCTGCTCGTCAGCATAAAATCCCCGTCAATGTCGTTGACAGCCCCGACCTGTGCAGCTTTATTTTTCCTGCGATTTTGGATCGTTCACCTCTGATAGTCGCGGTTTCATCGGGCGGCGCATCGCCGGTTTTAGCGCGCTTGTTAAGAGCCAAACTGGAAACCATCATTCCGCCCACTTACGGGCGCCTCGCACACTTGGCTGAAAAATTCAGACCGCAAGTCAAGCGATCGATCAAAGAACCTGCACAACGGCGAATTTTCTGGGAAAAAGCGTTACAAGGCCCGATCGCAGAACTGGTTTTCAAAGGAGATGAACTTCAAGCGACTCTTCAACTGGAAAAATGCTTGGCCGAAGAATCAAATTCAACGGCCCAAGGCGAAGTTTATCTGATAGGAGCAGGTCCAGGCGACCCTGATTTGCTGACTTTTAAAGCATTACGGTTGATGCAACAGGCCGATGTGATCCTCTATGATCGCCTCGTCGCCCCGGCGATTCTGGAACTGGCGCGCAGAGATGCTGAAAAAATCTATGTCGGAAAAAAACGCAGTGACCACAGTCTGCCGCAGGACGAAATCAACAGTTTACTGGCAACGCTGGCCAAATCAGGCAAGCGTGTAGCCCGTCTTAAAGGCGGCGACCCCTTCATATTCGGCCGGGGCGGAGAAGAAATTGAAACCCTGATGGAGCAAGGCGTTAACTTTCAGGTTGTGCCCGGCATTACCGCCGCATCGGGCTGCGCCACTTATGCAGGCATCCCTTTGACACACAGGGATTATGCACAATCATGCACATTTGTTACCGGACATTTAAAAGACGACACCATTAATCTCAATTGGAAGCAACTCTCTCTCCCAAACCAGACCCTGGTCATTTACATGGGCTTGATAGGACTGCCTTTTCTCTGCCAGTCATTGATAGATCACGGCGCACCGGATGACTTACCGGCCGCATTGATTCAACAGGGAACCACATTGAATCAAAAAGTCTACACCGGAACACTCACGACACTGCCTGCTATCGCCGCTAATGAGGATATCACACCGCCGACCTTGATCATTATCGGGAATGTCGTCAAATTGCATACTAAACTTAATTGGTACAGCGCTACTTCAGCGCTGTAA